The following is a genomic window from Vicinamibacterales bacterium.
GGCACGGTGGATCGGGACGGCAATCTCTGGATGACCGACGCGCGCGGCGGCCACGGGATCGGGCACCAGGCCCTCAAGCTCAGCCCGACGGGTCGGGTGCTGATGACGCTGGGCACGAAAGGCGAGAGCGGCTCGGGCCCCCGCCACTTCGATCAGCCCACCGACGTGGTGGTGGCGCCCAATGGCGATCTCTTCGTGACCGACTCCCACCGCAACGGCCTCAACAACCGCGTCGTCCACTTCACGAAGGACGGCACGTACGTCGGCGAGTGGGGCACGAAGGGCTCGGGGCCCGGCCAGTTCAGCGAGCCGCATACGATCGCGATGGACTCGCGCGGCCGTCTCTTCGTGGGCGACCGCGAGAACAACCGCATCCAGATCTTCGACCAGTCCGGGACGTTCCTGGCGGAGTGGCGGCAGTTCGGGCGGCCGAGCGGGATCGTGATCACGAAGGACGACACGATCTACGTGGCCGACTCCGAGTCCGGCGGCCGGGACACCGGCGCCCACGAGCTGCCCGGCATCAGGAAGGGCATCCGCATCGGCAGCGCCCGCACCGGCGAGGTCACGGCCTTCATCGAGGACATGGAACCGCTGGCCGTCGAGCACGCGGGCGCCGAGGGCGTCGGCGTGGATGCCGACGGCCACGTCTACGGCGGCGTCGTCCGGCGGCAGATGCTCGAGCGGCACGTGAGGAAGTAAGGACGGAGGAGAAGGCCATGACCGACGAGAGCGTGGACCGCCTGAACGCCATCGGCGTCCTGACTCGCCGCGAGATCGAGGCGCGCATCCTGGCGCCGATCGTCCAGGCGCTCGGCGAGCGGTTCGGCAGGGACGAGGTGGTGGCCGTGGTCCGCGACGTGATCGCCGGGATCGCGCGCGATCAGGGGCGGTCGATGGCCGAGGCGCGGGGCGACACCTCGCTGGCGGGCTTCGCGGGCACCCTGGGACCGTGGCAGCAGGATGGGGCCATGCAGCTCCGGGTCGTCACCCAGACCCCGGACCGCTTCGAGTTCGACGTCACGCGCTGCCGCTACGCCGAGATGTACCGCGCGCTCGGCATCCCGGAGCTCGGCGACGTCCTGTCCTGCCAGCGCGACGCGGCGCTCATCGAGGGCTTCAATCCGGACGTCGCGCTCACGCGGACGCAGACGATCATGCAGGGCGCGCCCTGCTGCGACTTCCGGTATCGCACGGCCGTCACGTCGTGATCCGGCGCCGCGGCGGCGCCC
Proteins encoded in this region:
- a CDS encoding L-2-amino-thiazoline-4-carboxylic acid hydrolase, which gives rise to MTDESVDRLNAIGVLTRREIEARILAPIVQALGERFGRDEVVAVVRDVIAGIARDQGRSMAEARGDTSLAGFAGTLGPWQQDGAMQLRVVTQTPDRFEFDVTRCRYAEMYRALGIPELGDVLSCQRDAALIEGFNPDVALTRTQTIMQGAPCCDFRYRTAVTS
- a CDS encoding peptidyl-alpha-hydroxyglycine alpha-amidating lyase family protein, encoding MPVPVRSVLAAAMLAGLALPSGAWAQSQPSAAPRNDLPQPYRTTRDWGQLPPGVKWAAVTAIEPAPDGTIFVVHRCVDNSCEGRTEPPILVFDGTGRLLRSFGQGLFNFPHGGTVDRDGNLWMTDARGGHGIGHQALKLSPTGRVLMTLGTKGESGSGPRHFDQPTDVVVAPNGDLFVTDSHRNGLNNRVVHFTKDGTYVGEWGTKGSGPGQFSEPHTIAMDSRGRLFVGDRENNRIQIFDQSGTFLAEWRQFGRPSGIVITKDDTIYVADSESGGRDTGAHELPGIRKGIRIGSARTGEVTAFIEDMEPLAVEHAGAEGVGVDADGHVYGGVVRRQMLERHVRK